The sequence TGGCGGAGCTTGAAAACGCCGTATTGAGGGAGGGCAATCAAATTTGCTTCCATTGATATTGTCCCCGTTACAGCGAAAAACAGCAAAAACGTTGTAACGGGACGAACTTACTGTGAGGTAATTTGCGCAATACGCTGGCCGGACGAGTTTGCACCAGCCTTGCGTGGCCCGATTTTTAGCGCGCCGATCCTTGCCTGGTTCCATGCCCGGTCACGCGGGCTGCCATCGCCCGTCGCACAACATCACGTGATAAGCGCCAGTATAGCAAAGCGACCAATGTTGAAAGAAGGGCAAATCCCATCATGCCAGCGTATAAATACAGCACTTTATAAAGCTCAATTCCGATACCATACATCAGCATGCTGACGATCCCCATCGCGGCAGCGACGGTGCCTTTGGATACATCGCTTTCAGTCAGGGTAAATCGCACCATCACCGCCACCGATAATCCTTCACCAAAGGAAACCAGGCTGATCCCGAGGACGAGAAAATAGGGCGTTTTGAAGATAGCCGACCCGATCAGCATCACCAATATGCCGCAGCCAATCGGATACAGGGCGTATTTGACGGAACTGCCAAGTCGCCAGCGATCTGCCTGCGTTGCAAGGACAAGATTGCCCGCAATCAGACTACCGAACACGGGGATCTGCCACAGCCCATAGTCAATTACGCTCAGGTGACCATCTGCCACCAAAATAAGCGGAGACATGGCGATCCATCCGATTAAAGGGACTGCGAGCAAGGGAATGGAGAGCGCACCCATGAGAAAATAACGATTGCGAAATACCTGCTGATAGTCGTGCCAGATACGGATGAGCGGCAGTTTTTCCTTGCGTGGCTGAACGGTTTCCGGCATGTGCAGCGCAAGGCCGATTAAAGCGACGGTCGACACCGCTGCGATGAAAACAAACACCATCCGCCACGGCCACATCTCGATCATGAACGCGCCTGCGACCGGGCCGACCAAGGGTGCGATCAACGCGACGTTGGCCATCATTGCAGTCACTTTGACTGCCGATTTTTCTTCAAACGCTTCCTGCACCACGGCATATCCGACCGAGGAAATAAAGCACAGGCCAATACCCTGAACCACACGTAAAGCAATAAAACTCTCGATGCTATTGGAGAATAAGGTTGCCAGACAAGCCAGGATAAAAAAGATGGTCCCGCCCAACATAACCGGTCGTCGCCCGATCCGATCCGACAAAGGGCCAAACAGCCATTGGAATAACGCGCCTCCTAATAAAAAGGCAGTCATAGCCGAGGCCATCCACGTCTCGCTTGCACCAAACTCTCTGGTAACCGTCAGCATGCCCGGTTGGATCATATCGTTGGCGATGTAGACCGAAAATTCGAATAACACCAATGCCAGCGGGAACATCAAGGTTGATCGATTGAGCGAGGATATTTTATTCATTATTTTTTTAATAGCATTCGGTGAAGCTTAAGATAGGAGCATTGCACAAATGTGGATTGGATGCTCGGATCGGAAAGGTACTTTAACTAGTGTCGGTTTCTGCCGCGTCGGTACCACATTAGTGCCAGAGCGGAAAAGGTGTGCAAGGACGAAATTCAGTATTAGCACAATGATCAAAACTTGTGACAAGGTTGATTTCACTGTGGTGGAATTTCAAACCGAGTTTCAATCGGATTGCACGATAACTATTTTATTTTTTTGGCAGATAGTGCGGAGAAGGAGCATTGTAAGCAGATCAAAATTCGAAGTCGACATGCATAGTTTTTGTAAGCGATCTATTTACCGACGATTGTCACTGCGTTATTTTAAATTTATCGTTAACATTTTCATGGGTGTAAACGCGCTTGCCCTGCCGTCGGCTTCCTGGAATATGGGACGAGCCTTAAAGAGGTGGCCAGCTAACGCGCCCTCGGAATCAGCGCTAAATAGCGTTCAGGATAGTGCTCAGAACAGTGCTCAGAACAGTGTTCATAACCACGTGCTTCCTGCTCAGGCCGCTCATCAGGTGACGCCGCTACCAACTACGGTGATAGTGCCAGACGCAATAACGCCGCTTGACTCGGTTAAGACTGTGAATTCTAAAATTAGTTCTCAAAAAAAATCGATGCCATTATTCGATAAGCGCGCAAAAACATCCGACATCATGCCAGACATTGCGCGCAAAAATCGCGTTGCCGGTGATGACTGAGTTTGAGAATCGTACAAGCTGTTTTTCATTTTTCTGGTGCGTGGCCGCTGCATTGGGCGGGCATCCTGGCTGATATCTGAATTGTAATTCGCGCTGTCATTGGGATGTCACATTTTCCGTTCAGGAAAAAATAATATGCATACTTTTCCTTCCATTTTTTGGGGCAGGCGTGCCGCCTGGCGACTCGCTTATCACCTCACTTATCACCTTATTTATCGCTAAGAGTGGAAAATTCTGACGTGAATATCTGTTGGATAGTAGGATGTTAAAAGAACATTAATTCTATGCTTTATATACACAATAGTTTACGTTTCTGCTGGTACTTACTTATCCGTAAGTAAGTCCTACCCAGCAATTCCTGCCGAGTATTTTCTACCTATTAATAAGCTGAAGCGGCGAATGTTTAAGCCACATCAAATTTTTTCGCGCTTGTTAAAACTCTTTGAGCCAATTTAAAAAAATGAAAGCGGGCCCTCGGCCTGGTCTTATTTTTATCATCTTGTATTGATAGAAAATCGCGCCTATCTTTAAGCGAGCAAGGAAAGCCAAAAAGTTTGTGATGACGAACGTGGCGAGTGAATCTTAGATAAAAAGGTGCGCTATAATGGAGAATCCGTAACAAACTGAACACCGCTGCTCCGTATAACCTCCCGCAAAAAACCTCGACACGATTTTTAGATCAATTCGACGATATGCATTTTGTGAGCAGTCTCGTTCACGCCCTATGCGAGGTTTTTAATGCATCACAAGCAATTACCTTACTCTCCGCTGGCGGCTATTCCGCTAGCCGTCTCAATCCTCTTGTCCGGCTGTGGTGGTGGCGGAGGTGGTAGTCAAAGCCCCGGTACCAGCACCGCTATCCCAACTCAGCCAGGTCCGATTACCTCCGGTACGCCAGGCTATAACCCCAGTGATCCCAGCAATGTCAACGCTGCGCGTGCGCGCGGCGTCACCGGTGCCGGTGTCACGGTCGGTGTCGTGGATACCGATTTCAATGTCGCCGATCCGGAACTGGCAGGCCGTATCACCAAGTACGTTTATACCCCGGCGAGTGGCAACAATAGTGGCGGCTTTCTGGGTGGGACAGGGAATGGCGATCCTCACGGGACGGACGTTTCGGAGGCGCTGGGCGGCACCAATAGTGGCGTAGCGCCTGGGGAGACGATACAGGGTGTTGCGGCTGGTACCGGATCAGATGAGGTGGCGTTGAGTTCGACCATCTACAATCTTTTGTATAACAACGGCGTCAGGATATTTAATCAATCCAACG is a genomic window of Glaciimonas sp. PAMC28666 containing:
- a CDS encoding MFS transporter — its product is MNKISSLNRSTLMFPLALVLFEFSVYIANDMIQPGMLTVTREFGASETWMASAMTAFLLGGALFQWLFGPLSDRIGRRPVMLGGTIFFILACLATLFSNSIESFIALRVVQGIGLCFISSVGYAVVQEAFEEKSAVKVTAMMANVALIAPLVGPVAGAFMIEMWPWRMVFVFIAAVSTVALIGLALHMPETVQPRKEKLPLIRIWHDYQQVFRNRYFLMGALSIPLLAVPLIGWIAMSPLILVADGHLSVIDYGLWQIPVFGSLIAGNLVLATQADRWRLGSSVKYALYPIGCGILVMLIGSAIFKTPYFLVLGISLVSFGEGLSVAVMVRFTLTESDVSKGTVAAAMGIVSMLMYGIGIELYKVLYLYAGMMGFALLSTLVALLYWRLSRDVVRRAMAARVTGHGTRQGSAR